The following DNA comes from Osmerus eperlanus chromosome 5, fOsmEpe2.1, whole genome shotgun sequence.
catgtgacccgaaggcagcacaagggttaagtaggcCAGTCTTATCTCGGCGCTCTGCCGTGTGCTGAAACATGATTACCAGGTATGAAGATGAGGAGATCATGCTGGCGATGTGCCAGTGACTGTGTACTTACCTGCAGTAATGATTAGTGCTGTGCCAGTGGCAGGTCTGGGACCTGATCTCCCTGCAGCTTAGAGAGGAGAATGCTTATTAGTATTCCTGACACAACACAGTGTGTCAGGTGGTCTAGATGCCGGTCAGACCTTATCTGCATTATCAACTGGCAACAGCGATGGTCTCCTCATCTATCACTGGCTGGAAGGTCAGGAGCCATGACTTTTGATGATGTCAGAGCGTTGAGTGAAGGATGCCAGCCTTGTTCAGATGTATCTAAATGAATCTGAGTCCTTTCAAGTCTCATGAGACTGATCGAGGGGAAGGGCCAGTTGGAGGGAAAGTAAGACAAAGGCATGGAAGGAGATTAGTGGACAAAAACATGGAGAGAGGGGCCAAGCTGGTGGATAAAtgtagggagggatggaggaagatgaATGGACTGATATACAGATCACTGAGCGCAGCAAACAAAGACAGATGGTAAGGGAGGTGGCGCGTGAAGAGAAGTGCTTCGGCTGACAGACCGACGCATCACAGAGCGGTCCCACAATCAGGCTGAAGAATAGGAACGCGATTGGacacagacgtgtgtgtgtgtttgtgtgtatatgtgtgtgtgtgttacacactACACAGTCATCTCTGAAGTGAAGTATGTATTCTCCCCAGTTAACAATGCGTTCCAGTTCGCCAGCATTATCCACTGGATCAGCCTGGTTATCCTGTCTATGTTCTTCACTGAGGTGAggcatcactctctctttctcactctctcttcccctttctctccttctctctctttctcactcattcTCTTGAAGTGTAACCACGTTGGCAGGCTCAGTTACAGCTGATGCGGCTGATTATTGATTAGCGCTACATCGTGCACTATGTCTGGGAGGTGAAGGTGAGCTTCAGAGACGCTGTATTCAAATTACAACACTCACCAATCACTGGAAATACTTTTCTCCTTAACACATAGAAGTATGCATTACCTAAAAGGTTCAGTCACTCCTTGGTTCCTAGGATCTCAGTCTGCTATCTTACTTACAGATAACGTGTCACTTCTATTGACTTGCTAGAAAACTGTTGGTCTGTCTTGATGCGTGTTAAGGATCCCCAACACAATCACTTTTTCCAACTTTTTTCAGTTTCACCtcaaaatgtaaataacatCAGGGCCTTAAGTATAGCCTGCTGTATTTTTCTTACTTCTTATTTGTTGACTGCTTTACCGCTTAGTTTGCCAAGAAGAATTCCAGTTGTCAATAAGGAGTAATCCCACAGGGGTTCTTCAAGGCATGGAGGCTTCTGCTCAGTTACAACCTTCAGttgcaggaggggggggtaggggggggcatGAAAGATGAAAGGAGAACAGTTGCCTTCTGCAGCCCTAGTTGAGTCAGCAGTATGCATAGGATGCAGTGACTCTAATTGTTTGGTTCAAACTCCCACCGCGGTGGCTGTGAAGTGTGTGAAGATGACGTCCAAGATGAATTTCTTCACACGAATGGACGAAAATGGAATCTCGACTGCAATTCACTTTCGCTGAGGCGCTCATATTTCGAAAGGGTGTTTACAACTAAAGGAACTGTGAATCTAATATACTACATGGCTGCCCAGTTTTACAACTAGCTTACCacttgtctctctcactttctacaaccctccctctctctttctctccctctcagactGTGTTCAGAATTGTGGTGCTGGGGATATGGGATTACATAGAGAACAAGGTGGAGGTAAGCCCCCCTGGGGTCCCATTAGTCCTGTGGTGTGCCCAGTTTCACTGCAATGTCATTCCCTCAATGTCATACTTCAACTCACCAACTCCAAATTTCTGAGTaatgatggtttgtgtgtgtatgtctgtgtctacatgtgtgtgtgtgcacaggtcTTTGACGGTGCAGTCATCGTGCTGTCCCTGGCTCCCATGGTGGCGTCCACAGTGGCCAATGGCCCCAGCAGCCCCTGGGACGCCATTGGCCTCATCATCATGCTGCGGATCTGGAGGGTCAAGAGGATCATTGACGGTGAGGCCCAAGGAAAACAGTCCCAATGTCACGTCGTCCACTGTCCACTGCGGATGGTGTCTGTAGTGTCACCTCCATATGACAGCTATAGTGGCAAAATTTGCTTTTTAACAGAAATCTTGCAGTTTGTGCTAATATGTTTTTAAAAATCATATAAAAACATTACACTCATGTACTCATCTACACTTGTTTTACTAAAATCAATAGAGCTCCCCCTTGTGGTAAgtgaatatacagtacacaaagGTGGAAAATGATGCACAGAAACAGTTTTCAACACCATGAAGGAGACAACCAACACAATTGTCACCTTGGAAGGGGATCAATACTAAAAAGTCAAGCAGGCAGTTTCCCTTTTACAAGCAGAAATTTGAAAActaaatttttatttatttattttacaagaGTTGATGATTGGCTGAGCCATAGTGGGTAAGGAACAATACAAAATTAACAGCATCTAAAAGTTATTACCAGGCCATTTTTATATTGTGGAAAAAGAAATTCCAGACCACTGAGTACACTGCACCACACTAtaatatttaattaaaaaaacaacagtttattgctgcaCAACTTTGATAGACTATAACAGTGTGTTTGCCAGCCCAGGGGGAGGTCACCAAGATAGTTCAAAGACAAGTATCTAAACTAATTAACAAACAGATACTGCTACATTAGGTTAATTAGTTTTATTAAAAACATAACATACATGCCCCAGCTCTTTCTGTGGagtaaattatgtattttttgtGACAACTAAAAAGTATATTTTGAAACGAGGTTGAATATaatgctgtgcatgccatgtcAGATCATGTTTTCTCATTTTCAAATGTTTTCCATCTTCCATATGTTGGGTACAATGTTAATGTAAGTAGACTTCAGGGCTCATGTAAAATTGTCAAATTCTAAGTTCTGTTTCTCTATTTCTTCACAAAGGTGGCAATAACAACTTATAATTATGAACAAATAATAtgataaaataataatttttcAGATTTACTCTCCTTTAATCAGTTcaataaatatttatatttctTTGGAATTTCATTACACTTTCATCTGGGCTAAGCTAACTGTCCATGATCTTCCCTGCAGCCTACGTACTGCAGGTAAAGATGGAGATGGACCTGGAGATCCAGCAGTATGAGAAGTCCAAAGCAGTGAGAGAGGAGCACCTGGAACGTCTCACCCAGATCTGCCAGGAGCAGGCCGTACGTCCTCTCACCTCTTCCCTACTTTCTCTATGACGCCATTCTGCCTGCCATACAAACATGTAACCAGCAGAGGGTGGCAAGATGTAAAGAAAAGACATTCCTTGCAATCTAGTAAATAGATTGCAAATAGATTGTTAATAGATAAAGACATTAATGTCTTCCAATATCTTTTTCAACATATTTTTTTGGTTAGCTTTCGGTAAGTCACTGGGGGGCTGATTCAAACAAGAAATGTTTCCTTTTAGTTTCCACCCTCTGTAGGGCATGTTTCCTACTGTTAGCAACATGTGTTCAAAAGTCAGCTGTGATGCAATGCTAGGTCTGTCAATACAGTCAAGTGTGCTGTATACATAGTGCTGTACAGCTACTATGTATACAGCTCATATCTTCACATCCTGTAAATCAGTCAAAAGACTGAGAGCAGGAGACTGATCTTCAGCACGATTCCCTACTGAAGAAAAAGCCTTGTATTCTTTATTCTCCTTATGTCACAACACCCCCAACcttcacacacccccacacactcatctcAGTTTGAGATCCGTCAGCTGAGGGCCCACCTGGCCCAGCAGGACCTGGACCTGGTAGCGGAGCGGGAGGCGGCCATGCAGATCCACCACGTGTGGGGCAAGCAGAGCAGCAGCTTCCAGGAGGTGACCGGCTTGGGCCCTGGGGGCCCGGAACACCATGGCCAGGCTAAGGCCAGGGAGGCAGGGGCCAATGCAGGcaagcacaccaacacacacagtaactctAGCAGTGGACAAATTGTCATGTCATTGCCATGGGAATAGAATGCTGCTCTTTGTCATATCAGATCATGTTTTGTCATACAAAGTAGCTGGTTGGCTGCACAGCACAGGAACGTGTGTTCTCTCCACTGATGTACTAGAACAGATACCTATTAAGCCACACCTAGGCCCCATGAGAATGACAGGAAACAGGGAAATAGGGGGCGCCAAACAATCTAACAAAGCAACCTAAATATAGGATAACACAAACATGATCAGAAACAGGTTTGACTTCATTAAGTGCCAAAAGACAGGCTGGATAATTAGGAATGGACAATGCATCACATACTGTCACGGCAAACACTTCCCTTAGAATTCAGATCGAAATTACTCTCCAACACTGCATAGAGAGCCATAAAGCTTTTAGACAGAGGCAGGTCATAACTTACAGGACAGGAACAAAGTGctgtcagtgtttgtgaagtcaGAACTCAGAGCCCAttataaaaaaagaagacaaaatCATAAATCAGCACACTCCGCTGCCGTATATCTGGGTTTGGAGAGCAGTGTGTCAGACATCCTTTTAACTGGGCCAGCTACTCACATGCTCATGTGTTATTAATCACACAACGATAGTCTCTGTCGCTATGCAGTCTGCTTGATCACCCCTCCTCTTGGGACAGTCGTAATATGAATAGTTAAAGCACAAACCTAAATGAATAGAAGCCGTCTAAGGGTCCTTAGGGACTTGGATGGTATCAGAGAGACTATGACCAAAGTCAGGTCAGAGTAACCTGCCATAGGCCCGTCTCCAAACCACATCAGCTGTACTCTGGTCAGTCAGGTAGTGAGCCCACAATGGACTCTAAATCATTCACAACCTCTTCTCTGTCCCTACATATTGTAGGTCTCTCAAATCTGTACCTCACCACTGAACTACAGTGAGCCTGTTGGCACTGTACCTCAGGTCATGTCTATGCCATGAAGATACACAGTGAGCAAACCAGCTGACTTTAGCAAAAGTGCGATGGTTCTCGTACATACGATGATGCAGTGTCTTATGTTGATAGGTCTTTCAGACCGTATCGTCCAAGATGACATGAACAACTATATCAGCCAATACTACAGTGAGCCAAGCAGTGGTAAGAACAGCAACCCCATGTTCTGACTCTTTATTTCACTAATTCCTCTAGTACCAAGCCCACAATTAAGACCCCGCTGTATGATGTTGTCATTCCAGACATTGGCATCCCAGACCCAGCTAACCGTGTGATCACCACCGCAGCCATCGACGTGCACCTGCCCAACAACCCCAGCCAGCTGGCCTTGTCTCTGGTGAGCGCAGACGCCGTCCCCTCCAGCCGCCTGCAGAGGACGGTGAGCTCTGTGAGCGAGGTCTCCACCATGGCGTCTCACTCTGGGAGCAGCATCAGCGGCCGGCAGGCCAGCCTGAGCAGCCACACACTGGGCTCCACCACTGACTGCAGCTCTACCGTCCGGGAGGCCTCTACCTCCACAGACTACAGCGGCCAGCGCTGCTACCCCCCACCCTACTGCAGCCCCCTGGCCCTGGGGAGCAGCCAGCCTCGGGGAGCGCCGGGCGCTGTGGTGCAGGAGCTGCTCTACTCCCTGTCGGAGGACTCCTGTCTCACCCAAAAGGGCCTGGACCCGGTTAATCTCAAGCTGCCCAGCCCCGCTGGCTCCGTCAAGACGAGCCCAGAGCTGGAGCACAGGCTCAACATCTACAACAAGAGGAACCAGGAGAGGGCTGGGCTCCACACCAAGCCCCTCATCCATCTGCAGAGCAGGGCACCTCTGCTGGAGGAGAAGTGCAGGCTCATGGAGTCAGCAGAATCTGCCGTCCGTTGCCTGCCTGAGACATAGTTGTAGGAGACGTTGTCTCTCGTCATGTCTCAAACATAACAGGAACTTAGTTGGGTAAGCACACAAGCCCACAAGTCTCGTCCGCTGAACTCCTTATTTTGGAGTCACTGGGTTAAAATGTGGATTCTGTGCAACTGCAGCTCCAGAACCAGGAAAAGGTCCACTAGTGGGTAAGCACCAAACTTCTATCAGGAATTGAACATTTCTATGAGTATATGAACAAGTCACCAACTAATAACCAGCAAATGACAATTTGCCTAATCTCCTGAACAGGTTAAAGAAGACAGTTGACTTGACATGGAATGTATGGTACTTGAGGTTTGGCTCCTCTTACACTTTCTAAGGGATTGGACACACTTGACTGACATGGCATCTCACAGGATATCTGGTGTGAATCTAGATCCTCTATTACAAGACAAATGAAATGAAGTGTACATTTGACACAAATGTTCAAATCAGTCTCGAGACTTAAAAGTACAGTCCTTGATAGCACTGCTGCAGAGTTCAAAAGTGTTGAGCTCCATTCAACTTATTTCTTATATTTATCTTTCTATATTATCAATGCTAACATTTGTATTCAACTTCTATGGGGGAAAAGCTcagttaaaatatttttaagAGACTGTGTATGAGCAGGattttcagctactaaaacttGAAGGGTTGGTTATTGAGTATGTTGTCAAGTATTAgtcaaaaggagagaaaaagtatTATAGCATGTACCTTTAAAAGATCTGCTTTAAATCTGTGGCAAATAAATCCTTTGCATTTTATTGTTGACAGGGATTTTTTGTAGAATGATTATGGAAATCACTGAAGAATTAAACAAATTAAAGCAAACTTGGGGATAAAAAGTATTTGTGTAATTTTCCATCTGATTATTCTTCAAGATTTATATCAGGATACATTGTgaactagggctgtccccgactaagattttctttggtcgaccaaaaCTCAGCTAAAACgactgaaaatcgactaatcgaaatttaaaacgcttttttttccacacaaaaaaaacgtacaaacattttcccgatctgactcaatggctgctggacattgcagattcagcgACTCGTATCACAAGTActgttgtaaccgaatgccgatatttagtatctcttacaatgtactacaaattaaaaatattgtttaacatgcaaatcatcagagcgcgcttatcactgcctgaacatgcagcatgcgaacttacgtagaagctgagtggggaacggtgcaacagagaaagatgtaGTTGTCTTGCCGGAGAAGATAagaggtgaaatcagtttcatattcgagattcaacagacattcatattcgtacctccgttcaggctccgcgtcatatttagggaccggggtaaaagagtagacagtcagaatgtttcttcaatttctttgtaaaaaatcaacatagaaaattaaaacttgttgcacattcttctactactagctgaccaagttgtccaagctttggtttggtgataaagttgattattgattaacccatagccaataaatcaataaaaacacaaatatttcagtgtttcctcaatatctttgtcaaaaatgaacatagaaacttcagacctgtttcacattcttctactcctagctgaccaagttgtccaagctttggtttggtgataaagttgattattgattaacccatagccaataaatcaacaaaacactaatatttcagtatttcctcaatatctttgtcaaaaatgaacatagaaacttcagacctgtttaacattcttctactcctagctgaccaagttgtcaaagctttggtttggtgataaagttgattattgattaatccatagccaataagtctataaaaacaccaatatttctgtatttcctcaatatctttgtaaaaaatgaacatagaaactttgaacttgttgcacattcttctaatactagcagaccaagttgtccaagctgtGGTTTGGTGaaaaagttgattattgattaacctatagccaataaatcaagaaaaaaacattttccaatatttcatcaatatctttgtcaacaatgatcacagaaacttcaaacttgtttcacattcttctactcctagctgaccagcttgtccaagctttggtttggtgatagagttaaatattgattaatccatagccaataaatcaataaaaacaccaatatttcagtatttcctcaatatctttgtcaaaaatgaaaatagaaacttcagacctgtttcacagtcttctactcctagctgaccaagttgtccaagctttggtttggtgataaagttgattattgattaacctatagccgataaatccataaaaacaccaatatttcagtagttcctcaatatctttgtcaaaaatgaaaatagaaacttcagacctgtttcacagtcttctactcctagctgaccaagttgtccaagctttggtttggtgataaattgattattgattaacacatagccgataaatcaacaaaaacaccaatatttcagtatttcctcaataactttgtcaaaaatgaacatagaaacttcagacctgtttcacattcttctactcctagctgaccaagttgtccaagctttggtttggtgataaagttgattattgattaacctatagccgataaatccataaaaacaccaatatttcagtatttcctcaataactttgtcaaaaatgaacatagaaacttcagacctgtttcacagtcttctactcctagctgaccaagttgtccaagatttggtttggtgatagagttgattattgattaatccatagacaataaatcaataaaacaccaatatttcagtatttcctcaatatctttgtcaaaaatgaaaatagaaacttcagacctgtttcacagtcttctactcctagctgaccaagttgtccaagctttggtttggtgataaagttgattattgattaacctatagccgataaatccatataaacaccaatatttcagtatttcctcaataactttgtcaaaaatcaacatagaaacgtcagacctgtttcacattcttttactcctagctgaccaagttgtccaagctttggtttggtgataaagttgattattgattaatccatagccaataagtctataaaaacaccaatatttctgtatttcctcaatatctttgtaaaaaatgaacatagaaactttgaacttgttgcacattcttctaatactagcagaccaagttgtccaagctttggtttggtgataaagttgattattaataacctatagccaataaatcaagaaaaacacattttccaatatttcatcaatatctttgtcaacaatgatcacagaaacttcaaacttgtttcacattcttctactgctagctggccagcttgtccaagctttggtttggtgatagagttgattattgattaatccatagccaataaatcaataaaaacaccaatatttcagtatttcctcaatatctttgtcaaaaatcaacatagaaacttcagacctgtttcacattcttttactcctagctgaccaagttgtccaagctttggtttggtgataaagttgattattgattaatccatagccaataagtctataaaaacaccaatatttctgtacttcctcaatatctttgtcaaaaatgaaaatagaaacttcagacctgtttcacagtcttctactcctagctgaccaagttgtccaagctttggtttggtgataaattgattattgattaacacatagccgataaatcaacaaaaacaccaatatttcagtatttcctcaataactttgtcaaaaatgaacatagaaacttcagacctgtttcacattcttctactcctagctgaccaagttgtccaagctttggtttggtgataaagttgattattgattaacctatagccgataaatccataaaaacaccaatatttcagtatttcctcaataactttgtcaaaaatgaacatagaaacttcagacctgtttcacagtcttctactcctagctgaccaagttgtccaagatttggtttggtgatagagttgattattgattaatccatagacaataaatcaataaaacaccaatatttcagtatttcctcaatatctttgtcaaaaatgaaaatagaaacttcagacctgtttcacagtcttctactcctagctgaccaagttgtccaagctttggtttggtgataaagttgattattgattaacctatagccgataaatccatataaacaccaatatttcagtatttcctcaataactttgtcaaaaatcaacatagaaacgtcagacctgtttcacattcttttactcctagctgaccaagttgtccaagctttggtttggtgataaagttgattattgattaatccatagccaataagtctataaaaacaccaatatttctgtatttcctcaatatctttgtaaaaaatgaacatagaaactttgaacttgttgcacattcttctaatactagcagaccaagttgtccaagctttggtttggtgataaagttgattattaataacctatagccaataaatcaagaaaaacacattttccaatatttcatcaatatctttgtcaacaatgatcacagaaacttcaaacttgtttcacattcttctactgctagctggccagcttgtccaagctttggtttggtgatagagttgattattgattaatccatagccaataaatcaataaaaacaccaatatttcagtatttcctcaatatctttgtcaaaaatcaacatagaaacttcagacctgtttcacattcttttactcctagctgaccaagttgtccaagctttggtttggtgataaagttgattattgattaatccatagccaataagtctataaaaacaccaatatttctgtacttcctcaatatctttgtaaaaaatgaacatagaaactttgaacttgttgcacattcttctaatactagcagaccaagttgtccaagctttggtttggtgataaagttgattattaataacctatagccaataaatcaagaaaaacacattttccaatatttcatcaatatctttgtcaacaatgatcacagaaacttcaaacttgtttcacattcttctactgctagctggccagcttgtccaagctttggtttggtgatagagttgattattgattaatccatagccaataaatcaataaaaacaccaatatttctgtatttcctcaatatctttgtaaaaaatgaacatagaaactttgaacttgttgcacattcttctaatactagcagaccaagttgtccaagctgtGGTTTGGTGATTAAGTTGactattgattaatccatagccaataagtctataaaaacaccaatatttctgtatttcctcaatatctttgtaaaaaatgaacatagaaactttgaacttgttgcacattcttctaatactatcagaccaagttgtccaagctttggtttggtgataaagttgattattgattaacctatagccaataaatcaagaaaaacacattttccaatatttcatcaacatctttgtcaacaatgatcacagaaacttcaaacttgtttcacattcttctactgctagctgaccagcttgtccaagctttggtttggtgatagagttgattattgattaacctatagccgataaatccataaaaacaccaatatttcagtatttcctcaatatctttgtcaaaaatggacatagaaacttcagacctgtttcacagtcttctactcctagctgaccaagttgtccaagatttggtttggtgatagagttgattattgattaatccatagacaataaatcaataaaacaccaatatttcagtatttcctcaatatctttgtcaaaaatgaaaatagaaacttcagaccggtttcacattcttttactcctaactgaccaagttgtccaagcttttgTTTGGTGAttaagttgattattgattaatccatagccaataagtctataaaaacaccaatatttctgtatttcctcaatatctttgtaaaaaatgaacatagaaactttgaacttgttgcacattcttctaatactatcagaccaagttgtccaagctttggtttggtgataaagttgattattgattaacctatagccaataaatcaagtaaaacacattttccaatatttcatcaacatctttgtcaacaatgatcacagaaacttcaaacttgtttcacattcttctactgctagctgaccagcttgtccaagctttggtttggtgatagagttgattattgattaacctatagccgataaatccataaaaacaccaatatttcagtatttcctcaataactttgtcaaaaatgaacatagaaacttcagacctgtttcacagtcttctactcctagctgaccaagttgtccaagatttggtttggtgatagagttgattattgattaatccatagacaataaatcaataaaacaccaatatttcagtatttcctcaatatctttgtcaaaaatgaaaatagaaacttcagaccggtttcacattcttttactcctaactgaccaagttgtccaagcttttgTTTGGTGAttaagttgattattgattaatccatagccaataagtctataaaaacacca
Coding sequences within:
- the tmem266 gene encoding transmembrane protein 266, producing the protein MSNPQPPPQAGASELEVISQQAEEDNQCMAPVQLVSFTYRDLPLAALDISLAGSQLISNLDEEDNREGSNWLKPCCGRRAALWQVCLLSAAFNWFLVACVLLVVLLLALELLIDIKLLQFNNAFQFASIIHWISLVILSMFFTETVFRIVVLGIWDYIENKVEVFDGAVIVLSLAPMVASTVANGPSSPWDAIGLIIMLRIWRVKRIIDAYVLQVKMEMDLEIQQYEKSKAVREEHLERLTQICQEQAFEIRQLRAHLAQQDLDLVAEREAAMQIHHVWGKQSSSFQEVTGLGPGGPEHHGQAKAREAGANADRIVQDDMNNYISQYYSEPSSDIGIPDPANRVITTAAIDVHLPNNPSQLALSLVSADAVPSSRLQRTVSSVSEVSTMASHSGSSISGRQASLSSHTLGSTTDCSSTVREASTSTDYSGQRCYPPPYCSPLALGSSQPRGAPGAVVQELLYSLSEDSCLTQKGLDPVNLKLPSPAGSVKTSPELEHRLNIYNKRNQERAGLHTKPLIHLQSRAPLLEEKCRLMESAESAVRCLPET